The nucleotide sequence cgatgggttttcaccatgttggccaggctggtctcgaaccttaggtgatctgcccaccattcaccacctgttccccaataacctatggaaataaaagtttaaaaaaaggtgCCACTGGCCCTACCACATAACTCAATCTACCTCCAATAGCAGGCAGTACTATGTCATAGGAATTTGAAAGAACACACACAAAGCATCAGATCCGAGAACCAACTACTCATCTCAAATCTTCCTTCATAGCAGGAAGAGGCTCTGCTGACATGCAAATATTAACATGTTTCTACCTGTATCtgcctggttttttttgtttctttgtttttttgagaaggagtcttgttctgtcgcccaggctggagtgcagtggtgcgatctcggctcactgcaacctccgccttccaggttcacgccattctcctgtctcatcctcccaagtagctgggactacaggcatccgccaccacacctggctaatttttggtatttttagtacagacagggtttcaccatgttaaccaggatggtctccatctcctgacctcatgatccacccgcctcggcctcccaaagtgctgggattacaggcatgagccaccacgcctggcctctgccTGTTCTTTAATTCTTACCaggtttttaaaagttacatttgAAATGAATTAACAAGTACTTTCATGTCTCTCCTGCTTGAattcatgtgcacacacacacacacccagcagGGACTTACACCAAGGTCTGCAGTTTACAATCAGGGTAACTCAAGCCCTCACACAGAAACTTCACCCCTGTATCCCCAATGGGGTTCTTGGCCAAGCACAGGTGTGTCAGCTTCTTGCTGACAACCAAGACAGCAGCAAGGTCCTTGCAACTGGCTTCTGTAAGACGACAGTTTTCCAAcctgcaaaaatatgaaacaaatggTAGAAGGATGAGAACATTTCCACAACTCCAACCTGCTCAGTGATGTCCACATGCTAGGGTACTCAGCTTCAGCCCTTCCTGTTCATCCCCTGCCCTCTGTCCTGTGGGAGTCATCATGGCCACAAAAGAGCAGGAAGGCGAGAAGGCCAAGATGCAGCGGTCCACCTGGAGCCATCACAGGACACAggtgttgtttttgagacggagtctcgctctgtcgcccaggctggagtgcagtggcgcgatctcggttcactgccaatcgccgcctcccaggtttacaccattctgctgactcagcctcctgagtagctgggactacaggcgcccaccacacctggataattttttgtattttttagtagagacggggtttcaccatgttagccaggatggtctcgatctcttgacctcgtgatctccccgccttggcctcccaacgtgctgggattacaggcatgagccaccgcacccggcctgtttttggtatttttaatagaaacagggtttcaccatgttggccaggttggtctcgaactcctgaactcagatgatccgcccacctctctgctgagattacaggcaggagccaccgtgccgggcctgaAGCAGGTGTTTATTTCAGCAAGAGGCGCCACGTGGGTGGCGCAGTAAGTCAGGTGTTACCCTTTCTCTTCTATAGCCCCAGAACTAAACCAGAGCTGCCCATGGGAAGAGGAGACTTACGACAACATCTGCAGGAAGTGTTTTGGGCGTGTCATGGTCTTGTACAGCAACATGGCACCCTCATCCAGGAGCACATTGGCTGAGAGACGCAGGTGCTTCAGGGACTGGTTGGCTTTGAGGACATAGAAGAATTCAGCCCACTGCTCCGGGGTGGCACAGTGACCTCCCAACCTGTGAAAAGAGTGGGAAAAGTCATTCTTCTGGGAGGACAGAGTATACcctatcagctttttttttttgagacagagtttcactctgttgcccagtctggaatgcaaaggcgtgatctcacctcactgcagcctccgcctcccgggttcaagctattctcctgcctcagcctccgaagtagctgggattacaggcattcgccaatttttgtatttttagtagagacgggatttcaccatgttggccacactggtcttgaactcctgacctcaggtgatccacccaccttggcctaccgaagtactgggattacaggtgtgagccaccgcgcctggcccagatcaGCTTCTTCTGCTTCACTTCCCAAGACATTATGTCTTTGGTTTATCTCATTCTACTCATGCCTCCAACCCTGGCCTGAATTACTGGAGAGATCTAATGTTGCCTCTGCTTCTTCAAGTATCCCCATGGCCATTAGGGTAACATCCAGCCACTTCTCCAAGAGATTGTAATACAATTCTGTGCAATGTTTCACCAAAACGGCCTGTGTGGATGATTTtgcaggggggaaaaaaaaattttttttttgagacaggatctcgctctgttgcccaggctggagtgcagtggcatgatcacaggtcaccacaacctgtctcctgggctcaaatgatcctcccacctcagcatccactgtagctgggactagaagggGCAAATTGATGCTTaatactcaaaataaaaattttatcctggccaggcgcagtggttcatgcctgtaatcctagcactttgggaggccgagacaggcggatcacttgaggtcaggagttcgagaccagcctggccaacatggtgaaaccctgtctctattaaaaatacaaacatttgccaggcgtggtggtgcacgcctgtaaccccagctactcgggaagctgaggcagaactgcttgaacccaggaggcggaggttgcagtgaacgagatcgcgccactgcgctccagcctgggtgacaagaataaaactgtctcaaagaaaaaaaaaaaaaaaaaagattctcattGAGTGCAGAgaaggttgcatgctccttatgaatACCTAACTCCTGATGATCTGAGATTGATGATCCATtctcctcaggctcccaaagtgcgaggatcATGCACTCCATAGGATCAGGCACCAACGATTAGCTCCTGTGCCTGATCTGAGAtcgaacagtttcatcccaaaactaCCCCCAAACCCGTCTGTGGAAAAAACTGTCTTGTGCAAAACCGGCCCGCGGTGCAGAAAAGGCTGGGGGCCACTGCTCTCAATCCCAACAATTAGGCAAGGTGCAGTCAGGAATAGCATGTCCCTAAAGCTGGAACCCAGCACAGAATTCGGGGTGTTTCTTTGCATGGATAGCTGGTTATGCAACACAGAAGACAAGCTGGtgggggaaagaggagaggcCGACTCCCCCACACAGGCCTGTTTGAGGAATACATTCCCTGTCTGGGACGGCATCTGGAGTGGTTACCCTTTTTCCTAGATCCCCCAGCAACACGGTGCAGTGGACTCCAGGTGCTGGGGAGAGCCGTGACCGTGAGACCCACCTCAGGTACTGCAGGTTGCATTTATGATTTCTGAGCAGGTCacacagcatcagcatcatcgtGCGTTCCCACTCGATGTGCCCTGCCAGGGTCAGGTGCGTGAGGGTCTTCTTCCCAATGAAAGCAAGACAGAAGTCCCGGTACGCGGTGTCAGGGGTGACGTTTTTAATCCTAGGGAAAAGCAGAAGAGATTCCACTTGGAGTGATTAATACTCACATTGTGTGGAGGCATGTATAAACAAAAAGCTGTTTCACATTTAGAAATTATTAGAagttcttggccgggtgcagtggctcgtgtctgtaaccccagcactttgggaggctgaggcaggaggataacctgaggtcaggagtctgagaccaacctgggcaacatggtgaaactccatctctacaaaaaataaattagctggggccgaggcaggcagatcgcctgaggtcaggagttcgagaccagcctggccaacatggggaagccccgtctctactaaaaatacaaaaattagctgcacatggaggggcatgcttgtagtcccaggtattcgggaggctgaggtaggagaatcacttgaatccaggaggcagaggttgcagtgagccgagaccgcaccactgcactccagcctgggcaacagagcaagactccatctcaaaagaaaaaaaaattcgccgggtgtggtggctcacgcctgtaatcccagcactttgggaggccgaggccgaggcgggtggatcacgaggtcaggagatcaagaccatcctggctaacacggtgaaaccccgtctttactaaaattacaaaaaactagccgggcgtggtggcgggcgcctgtagtcccagctactcgggaggctgaggcaggagaatggcatgaacccgggaggcagggcttgcagtgagccgagattgctgcactgcactccagcctggggaacatagcgagactgtctcaaaaaaaaaaaaaaaagtcaagaagcagaggatcaggaaaaacaactaaggggtactaggcttaatacttgggtgacaaaataatctgtacaacaaactcctatGACACACGGTTACctgtgtaactaacctgtactTGTACctactttttggtttgttttggtaacaaaacaaaccaaaaaaaagatagctggggccaggcatggtggctcatgcctgtaatcccagcactttcgaagaccgaggcaggcgcatcaccttaggtcaggagttcgagacaagcctggccaagatggagaaaattccacctctactaaaaacacaagattaagtcattgcactccagcgcctaggtgacagagtgaaactctgtctcagaaaaaataaaaaataaaaaaggggccaggtgcagcggctcatgcctataatcccagcactttggaaggccgaggcaggcaaatcacctgaggtcaggagctcgagatcagcctgggcaacacggtgaaaacctgtctgtgctaaaagtacaaaattagccgggcaaggtggcacatgcctgtaatcccagctactcgggaggctgaggcaggagaattgcttgaacctgggaggtggaggatgcagtgagctgagatcgcgccattgcactccagcctgggcaacaagagtaaatctccgtctcaccaaaaaaaaaaaaaaaaaaaaagacagctggaaaatccccaaatacatGGAGATGAAACAGCacatttccaaatttaaaaaacaaaagtacaagAAGCTTAGTCATCGTTCAGGGTCTTCCTTGCAAGATGAGCTTCTACTTACTCCACTTTCTGCAGATGACAGGTGCTACGGGTTACGTGGTCACAAAGAATCCGCACAGAAGAGTCACTCAGGAAGCTTTGTTTCACTTCCAGAAACTTGAGGTTGCTGTTTGAGCTGAAGAGAGAGCAGAAATCTGTCCAGAGGCGAAGAGAGCGAAGATCCTGCCGAGCCCAGTTCGGAATGGTTAGGTAAGTGCACCTGCAGGAGAACACACGTTCATCTCTTAGGACTAGTACCTGCATGGTGAGATGGGCATCTGCAAACCAcatttcaatggcaaaaaccacaattacttttgcaccaacctaaaacaGTGTCTATAGTAAACAATATTGCATCACATGCTTTGCTACCAGTATAGATCTtaagttttacaaaaaaaataaaataatagataaggctgagtgaggtggctcatgcctgtaatcccaacactttgctaggccaaagtgggaagatcacttgagcccaggagtttaagaccaacttGGGCTAGAAactgagacccccatctctacaaaaaaataaaataattaaccgggcaaggtggtgcacgcccatagtcccagctactcgggaggctgaggcaggagaatcacttgaacccgggaggcggaggttgcagtgagccaagatcgcgccactgcactccagcctgggggacagagcgagactccgtctcaaaaataaaaagccccAATTCCTAATTGCCAAGTCGTGTCTCCACGTTGAACATGAAGCTGGAAAGAAGTCCAGCCAGAGGGAAATTCTGACAGTAAGCGACAGGGCAAAGGAGACGCTGGCCTCTTCCTAGTGGAGCGTGGGATGGGAAAACAGTTCTTACCTTTCAAATTCAATGTCCAGTTCAAAATCCATGTAATTCTCCAGGAACACCCCCTTTGCTACCTGCAGTGAGAGTTTCTGCAAGTCTTGACAATGCTTCAGGCTGAAGGAACAATGCATCACTTCAGAAGTATTTGTCAGGTGAATAGAAATTTCCTTGAACGGGGCCACCACCACCTTCGCCAGCTCCTCCTCCTGAGACTCATACAGGCAGCCCAAGACCTCCTTCAGGTCGGTCACGGATAAGGGCTTATTTGCATGAAGATGTGCTTTGCATTGCAGCAATTCCTGTTTGATGTCCGGTGACATCCGGCAGCCAAAAGTGGCCTCCAACTCCTTGGCTCTCTTCTCGTTAGCGAGGCCGAATAAGAAGTGTCCTACTTGAATCAGGTCGGGGTTCTTGAGTCTTTCTTCTCCGGAAAGCAGCTTCTGTACGTCCCCGATGTCCCAGGCGTGGCCGTCCCtgtcctccccctcctccttctccagggCGTAGAACAGGGCAGTGAGAAACtgctggaagctgaggtggatgaAGGAGTAGCAGCCTTTGGAGACTCTGTCCTGGCGGAGGATGTCTCCGTCCAGGAACAGACGGAGGTCGGACTCCTGCACCCCGAGCCTTTCCAGGTCCTCTCGGTGGAACACGGACATCTGCGCCCACAGGCCCTGCGCGGCCAGGAGGCTCAGCGTCCGCAGCGCGCCCCGCAGCTGTGCGCCCTGCGGGAACCGGCTGCAGAGGAAACGCAGGAACAGCCCCGTGCGGGTGAGGCAGGTGGGGACCGGGTCCTCCCCCTTCTCCATCTGCAGCTTCAGAGTCGTGCACACAATCCAGCACACCGCGGGGGCCGAGCCCAGCTGGAACAGGGCCGCGTTGCTCCTCATTAGCTCAAAGGCACGCATGGCTTGGTCCTCGTCTCCAAAGTGTCTCAGGAAATAGGCCCTCCtgtcctcctccaggaagccctccacCCTTACGTAGATCGGCTGCTGCGCCAGGAGCTGGAGGTCCCTCAGTGCCCTGGGCCGCGTGGTGACCAGCAAGGCTGCCCTGGGTAACATCTTCCTCTTCAGCAAACTCCCCAGGAGGACGGGCACCGGCTTCTTCTTCTCCCAGTCCCCGCAGATGTCCTGGATCAGCGCCCCAGGTGGGACTTTCAGCTCATCAAGGCCATCGACCACGAACAGGATTCTCTGTGCTTGGGCTAGGATGCTTGGAATGTCATCCTGCAATTCAGGCCAGTCTTTGGAGATCAGCTCTGCAAAACTGCAGGGGCCCATGCGGCTGAGCTCCTTGCAGCTGAGGTAGAACGCGTATCTGAGCGTCGGGCTGAGGTTGCAGTCTGTCCAGTCCAGCATACACTTTTTGGCCAGCGTGGTTTTCCCCACGCCTGCGGGGCCGTGCAGCACCACCGTGTAAGGTGTTAGCTTCCTGGGTGTTCTGGGATTCAAGAATGGAATGAACCGTTGGTTTCTCAGAGTGACGTCGTCATGGAAATTGTCAATGTCTCCTTGCCAAAAGGTGTTCTTCCAGACCAAAGACTGTTTCTCCATTGAATTTCTCCATCCTTCCTTTTCACCTGCAGTGACAGCCCATAGGACAGTTGAggttgatgatgatgattttctgaattattttgtcAAGTACCAGAaatgagggccaggcacggtgtctcatgcttgtaatcccggcactttgggaggccaaggtgggtggatcacttgaggtcaggagttcaagaccagcctggccaagatagtgaaaccccatctctactaaaaatacaaaacattagctgggggtagtggcggccgcctgtaatcccggctactcaggaggctgaggcagagaattgcttgaacccgggaggcagaggttgcaatgagcagagacggagccactacactccagcctgggctacagagcaagattccgtctcaaaaaaaaaaaaaactaccagaaatgaataaaaccaggaagaagtgatGCACCTTGCATGCTCTCAAACACCAAACTCATGACCATAGGACCGTATTTACCCACCTGGCTTTGCTAACTCCGAGTCTTCTTCTGCATCTCCCAGCTCAGGATTATCTATTTCTTGCACCTGTCCGTCCTCTGTAAAATACTTAGATGTAAGCCTGACACAGTAATTTACACTTCGTAAATCAGACATTATTGTACATAAagtgtcagccaggcatggtggctcatgcctgtaatcacagcactttggaaggctgaggtgggcggatcacaaggtcaggagatcaagaccagcctggccaacatggcaaaaccccatctctactaaaaatacaaaaaaaaaaaaattagccaggtgtggtgaaacacgcctgtaatcccagctactccggaggctgagataggagaatcacttgaacccagaggcggaggttgcagtgagcccagatctcgccactgcactccagccttacactccagcctgggcgacagaacgagactccatctcaaaaaaaaaaaaaaaaaaaaaaaaatgaccaggaCACCCCAGGTTCTACTTACCCATCATCTCAGCCTTTGCCATCTTACACAATTCCGTGAGATTCATCTCTTCCAAGATGTTCACAGTCGCATTCCTTATCCAATTTTCTGAGGAGGTGTTGACCAGAATTTCTGCCAGTTTCTTGCCATCAGCCTCTTCCACCTCAGACCATGGGGTCTTCTGTAGCACGTCTTCGAGGGGAAAAGCCCATAAAAGGGATTTGAAACTCTTTAATTCATCCTCGTTCAGCTGCTCCAGAAGGGTCTGCAGAGTCCACTCTAGCTGGGGCGATGTCATAGTGCTCCGAGTATGAGACCTTAGGTTAAGGCTGAAGaactggggggaaaaaaggaaaaacagttcACGAGTTACCATCATTAAATGAAACCACAGTTTCCTGTGTGCCAAGAACAAGACTGTTCCTGCTGTACAGTGAGTGGTAAAATATTCCAAAGACTGAATTAAGAGACTGAAAATctggcccagcacggtggctcacgcctgcggccaggagttcgagaccagcctggctaacttgGTAAAAAGAACGaacaaaaggctgggcacggtggctcacgcctgtaatcccagcactttgggaggccgaggcggatggatcacgatatcaggagatcgagaccatcctggctaacacagtgaaacccctgcctctactaaaaaaatacaaaaaattagcagggcgtggtggcgggcacctgtagtcccagctactcgggaggctgaggcaggagaatggtgtgaacccgggaagtggagcttgcagtgagcagagatctcaccattgcactccagcctgggcgacagagcgagactccgtctcaaaaaaaaaaaaaaaaaaaaaaaaaagaatacaaagaatgAAGGGTCAGTGGTATGCTAGGGCCAGCCCGTGCTGCCTAATGGGGGCTTCCTATATGTACCTATACCAACGTCCATGGGCTGTGATTTCACACTGATAGTACAAAATCACAAGGGGAGTGTTTATGCCACAGAAATCAGCAAACacggcagggcgcggtggctcacgcctgtaatcccagcactttgggaggccaaggcgggtggataacctgaggtcgggagctcaagaccagcctgaccaacacggcgaaaccccatctctactaaaaatacagaaattacaggcgggtgcctgtaatcccagctactcaggaggccgagacaggagaatcacacttgaacctgggaggtggaggttgcatgatctgagatcacgccattgcactcgagcctcggcaacaagaacaagactctgtctcaaacaaacaaaaaaacaaatcagcaaaCACTACAAACCAAGACTTCCTCGCCACCAACCCTCAGAGCCACTTGTTTAACATTTCAGCCCACCACTGAATGACACattgaaaacaaatagcaagaggacagatataaatataactgtactggccgggtatggtggctcaggcctggaatcccagcactttgggaggctgaggcaggtggatcgcctgatgtcaggagtttgagacccgcctggcccacatggtgaaaccccatctctactaaaaatacaaaagctagccaagtgtagtggtaggaacctgtaatcccaggtacgtgggaggctgaggcaggagaatcgcttgaacccaggaggcggaggttgcagtgagctgagatagcgccattgtactccagcctgggcaacaagagcgaaactctatctcaaaaaaaaaaaacttagccaggcctggtggaaCATACccgtagtcccagatacttgggaggctgacacaggaggattgtttgagcctacgatttggaggttgcagtgagccagccactgcacgccagcctgggtgacagagtgaggccctgtctcaaaagtaagtaactaatggccgggtgcggtggctcacgcctgtaatcccagcactttgggaggccgaggcaggcggatcacgaggtcaggagatcgagaccatcctggctaacacggtgaaaccccgtctctactaaaaatacaaacaattagccgggcgtggtggcgggcgcctgtagtcccagctactcgggaggctgaggcaggagaatggcgggaacccgggaggcggagcttgcagtgagcggagatcgcgccaccgcactccagcctgggcgacagagcgagactccgtctgggttgggggggcggggggaagagGCAGCctggaaaataaataacagaaaaagtgACTTGCCAAGCCCGGGTGCTGATAGAGGTGGACAGCTTTACCCTTGGAGGGAACAGCAAATCTTTTTCCCCAGCTGTGACGTGTGGGGAAAAGGAGGacagatcagactgttact is from Homo sapiens chromosome 19 genomic scaffold, GRCh38.p14 alternate locus group ALT_REF_LOCI_3 HSCHR19LRC_LRC_I_CTG3_1 and encodes:
- the NLRP7 gene encoding NACHT, LRR and PYD domains-containing protein 7 isoform 1 (isoform 1 is encoded by transcript variant 1); translation: MTSPQLEWTLQTLLEQLNEDELKSFKSLLWAFPLEDVLQKTPWSEVEEADGKKLAEILVNTSSENWIRNATVNILEEMNLTELCKMAKAEMMEDGQVQEIDNPELGDAEEDSELAKPGEKEGWRNSMEKQSLVWKNTFWQGDIDNFHDDVTLRNQRFIPFLNPRTPRKLTPYTVVLHGPAGVGKTTLAKKCMLDWTDCNLSPTLRYAFYLSCKELSRMGPCSFAELISKDWPELQDDIPSILAQAQRILFVVDGLDELKVPPGALIQDICGDWEKKKPVPVLLGSLLKRKMLPRAALLVTTRPRALRDLQLLAQQPIYVRVEGFLEEDRRAYFLRHFGDEDQAMRAFELMRSNAALFQLGSAPAVCWIVCTTLKLQMEKGEDPVPTCLTRTGLFLRFLCSRFPQGAQLRGALRTLSLLAAQGLWAQMSVFHREDLERLGVQESDLRLFLDGDILRQDRVSKGCYSFIHLSFQQFLTALFYALEKEEGEDRDGHAWDIGDVQKLLSGEERLKNPDLIQVGHFLFGLANEKRAKELEATFGCRMSPDIKQELLQCKAHLHANKPLSVTDLKEVLGCLYESQEEELAKVVVAPFKEISIHLTNTSEVMHCSFSLKHCQDLQKLSLQVAKGVFLENYMDFELDIEFESSNSNLKFLEVKQSFLSDSSVRILCDHVTRSTCHLQKVEIKNVTPDTAYRDFCLAFIGKKTLTHLTLAGHIEWERTMMLMLCDLLRNHKCNLQYLRLGGHCATPEQWAEFFYVLKANQSLKHLRLSANVLLDEGAMLLYKTMTRPKHFLQMLSLENCRLTEASCKDLAAVLVVSKKLTHLCLAKNPIGDTGVKFLCEGLSYPDCKLQTLVLQQCSITKLGCRYLSEALQEACSLTNLDLSINQIARGLWILCQALENPNCNLKHLRLWSCSLMPFYCQHLGSALLSNQKLETLDLGQNHLWKSGIIKLFGVLRQRTGSLKILRLKTYETNLEIKKLLEEVKEKNPKLTIDCNASGATAPPCCDFFC
- the NLRP7 gene encoding NACHT, LRR and PYD domains-containing protein 7 isoform 2 (isoform 2 is encoded by transcript variant 2), which translates into the protein MTSPQLEWTLQTLLEQLNEDELKSFKSLLWAFPLEDVLQKTPWSEVEEADGKKLAEILVNTSSENWIRNATVNILEEMNLTELCKMAKAEMMEDGQVQEIDNPELGDAEEDSELAKPGEKEGWRNSMEKQSLVWKNTFWQGDIDNFHDDVTLRNQRFIPFLNPRTPRKLTPYTVVLHGPAGVGKTTLAKKCMLDWTDCNLSPTLRYAFYLSCKELSRMGPCSFAELISKDWPELQDDIPSILAQAQRILFVVDGLDELKVPPGALIQDICGDWEKKKPVPVLLGSLLKRKMLPRAALLVTTRPRALRDLQLLAQQPIYVRVEGFLEEDRRAYFLRHFGDEDQAMRAFELMRSNAALFQLGSAPAVCWIVCTTLKLQMEKGEDPVPTCLTRTGLFLRFLCSRFPQGAQLRGALRTLSLLAAQGLWAQMSVFHREDLERLGVQESDLRLFLDGDILRQDRVSKGCYSFIHLSFQQFLTALFYALEKEEGEDRDGHAWDIGDVQKLLSGEERLKNPDLIQVGHFLFGLANEKRAKELEATFGCRMSPDIKQELLQCKAHLHANKPLSVTDLKEVLGCLYESQEEELAKVVVAPFKEISIHLTNTSEVMHCSFSLKHCQDLQKLSLQVAKGVFLENYMDFELDIEFERCTYLTIPNWARQDLRSLRLWTDFCSLFSSNSNLKFLEVKQSFLSDSSVRILCDHVTRSTCHLQKVEIKNVTPDTAYRDFCLAFIGKKTLTHLTLAGHIEWERTMMLMLCDLLRNHKCNLQYLRLGGHCATPEQWAEFFYVLKANQSLKHLRLSANVLLDEGAMLLYKTMTRPKHFLQMLSLENCRLTEASCKDLAAVLVVSKKLTHLCLAKNPIGDTGVKFLCEGLSYPDCKLQTLVLQQCSITKLGCRYLSEALQEACSLTNLDLSINQIARGLWILCQALENPNCNLKHLRLKTYETNLEIKKLLEEVKEKNPKLTIDCNASGATAPPCCDFFC